The nucleotide window GTAGATAAGCTGCCTCAGCCCTCTAAGCTACCTGTCGGCAACTCGCCTCAATCTCAGTCGCTTCAGCCGGATGAAGCTCAGATGGAGCTTGAGATTATGGAATCATCTGACGAAGTTTTAGATGAATCAGGAGATGCGTTGGACGAGAATTGAAGAGCGCTCCGTTACGTTATCAGCACAGCTTCTTGGAGACGCGATCGCAACTTCTCAACATAGTGAGGCCATCCCACCACAATAGACTGCTGATGTGCCAGGGTTTTAGCGTCAATGCTATCGGGGGTAAACTTCAACGGATTGCCCTCCAAATCACAGCAAACCAAGCCCGCTGCCTGCGCCAAGGCTAATGGGCCCACCGTATCCCAAAGCTTGACTCGCCCGTTGAGGTAAACATACAGTCCCGCGTGTCCTCGAATCACCTGCAAAACCTTCAACCCAAAGCTGCCCATACTATCAAACTGCGCTTCTGGGATGACCTGGTTAATAGCGGCACCATATCGAGATTGATCTTTATAGCCAATCAGCATCGGACAGCAGGTGTTGGAGAGGTCAGGGCGAGTGGGAATCAGGGGTACGGGAGGGGAATCGCCTTCTAGCTGAAATAGTCCTATTTCTTGACCGCCATAAACTAATTGATCGAATGCTGGCGCATAGACCCAACCCGCAGTTGGCATATGGGCTTCTAGTGTACCGACCATCACCGAGTAATGGGGCTTGCCATGGATAAAATCATCTGTGCCATCGATCGGGTCAATAAACCATAGACGACGGTTGCTTTCATGGCTGTTTTCTTGAGAAAAACAAAACTGCTGCCAGGACTGATCGTTTTCTTCGCTAATCACCCCATCTTGCCAAAATAACTGGTTTAGCCCAGTTGTCAGTTGCATGTCTAAAGCGCGATCGACGTTAGTCACGTAATCATTTAGCCCTTTTTCGTAGACCTGGAATTTCTCAGTCGCCATTTGCAACGCCTGTTGACCGCACTGGCGCATCAACAGACCAATCACTTGGAGTTCGTGGGGAGAGAGGGAGGGCATGGCAGATTTAGAGATTCGCTTGGACACATTCTAGGATGGCACGGGCGATCGCTTCTGCCATTAGTTTTGTATATTTAAGGCTTAATGTTTAAGACTCGATATTTAGGGACAGACAACAACGCCGGATCTTCAGCGCCCTTAATATCAGCGCCCGTAATAAATTAACTGCGAAGAAAAAAACCTCCTGGTTTACCAGGAGGCTGCAATCAGGATGCATCTACCGCTCTCTTAATGCAGCAGAGTGGAGAGAGCTTCGGGAAAGTTTAGAAAAGAAAATCTGAAAAATCTCTACGATAATGACGGCAGATCTTTCAAATGCAGAACCGCCATGACGCTAATTTTCCACATTACCCCACGATCGCAATGGGAGTCTGCCCAAGCGATCGGCAGTTATCGGGGCGACACGCTGGATACTGAAGGGTTTATTCATTGCTCGAAGCTGGAGCAAGTGGTACGGGTGGCGAATTGGTGTTATGCAGGGCAGACGGGTTTGGTATTGCTGAGTATTGCGATCGCCCGTTTGCAAGCCCAACTTCGCTACGAAACTGTCGATGGCGAAGAGTTTCCTCATCTTTACGGAGCGTTAAACCTGGATGCAGTCGTTCAGGTGATAAACTTTGAGCCAGATCCAGCAGGATTTGCATTGCCCCCAGAACTCGTGAAGGAAGACCGATGATCAGTGGATTAAAGCAATGGCTGATGGGAATCTGCTGGGTCTGCTGCTTAGTTTTTCTCACCGCCTGTCAACCTGCTGTCACGTCTACTAGCGGCATTGTTCACCTCACTCTGTGGCAGGGCGTTAACCCACCGCCTAACCGAGATATTCTGCAAAAGCTGGTGGAGAAGTTTAATCAACGCCATCCTGATATTCAGGTTGAGTCGCTGTATGTGGGGCAGGGTGATCAGCAAATGCCCAAAATTTTGGCGGCAGTGGTAGGCAATGCGCCGCCCAATCTTCTATGGTTTGCGCCGACGATCACAGGACAGTTGGTTGAGCTAGATGCCATTAAACCCTTAGAAGAATGGTTAGCGACGACTCAGGTTAAAGATCAGATTGACCCAGTTCTGTTTGAAACTATGCAATGGGAAGAGCGAACTTGGTCGGTGCCGTTTGGGGTTAATAACGTTGGGATTTTTTACCGTCCTAGTTTATTTAAAGCGGCAGGAGTGACTCAATTACCCCAGACCTGGGAAGAATTGCGGCAAGTTGCCCGCCAACTGACGATCGCCAATCAACAGCACGGCATGATCCTCCCGCTGGGCAAAGGCGAATGGACGGTGTTTACCTGGCTGCCGTTTATGTGGAGTGGCGGCGGTGAATTGATGAGTGAGGGATCTGTCCAGATTTCTAATCCTGGGGCGATCGCTGCCCTTCAGCTTTGGCAAGACTTGCTGACCGATGGGTCTGCCGTTCTTTCTCAGCCAGAACGGGGCTACGAGCTAGATGATTTTTTGGCTGGCAAAGTTGCCATGCAGCTTACAGGGCCTTGGACGCTGGGGCAACTGCAAGCTACTGATGTTGACTACGCGGTTATGCCGATTCCTGCCGATGCCCGACCTGCCACTAGCATTGGCGGCGAAAACTTATTTGTGTTCAAAACTACGCCCGCCGAAGAACAAGCGTCTCTGGTGTTTGCAGAGTATGTGCTCAGTGAGGAATTTCAAACTGAATGGGCGATCGGCACAGGCTATTTGCCGGTTAACCTGAATGCCCGAAAAAGCGCAGCCTACCGAGAGTTTGCCCAACAGCAGCCAGCGGTAGACGTGTTTTTGAAACAGGCAGAATTTGGGCGATCGCGTCCCATTTTCCCTGGCTACAGTCGCATTTCAGAAAATTTAGGACGGGCGATCGAAGCCGTGTTGTTGCAAAAAAATACGCCCGAAGCCGCCCTCCAAACCTCCCAAAAGCGCCTGGAGCTAAGCCTAACACCTTGATGATCGGCGAAGAGGCAGAATTAGAACCCCTAAGAGGATGTCTGAAAAGTTGAGATTACTAGCCGATCTGCCCTAAATCCCCCAAAATGGGGGATTTCCGAACCAATTCTGCTTCAAAGTCCCCCAAAATGGGGGATTTAGGGGGCGAGTGTAAGAATTTTTGATGCTTCTCAGACATCCTTTAAGGCGTTTCAGACAAATTACCATCTGGCAAATTGCTGACAAATCGCTGAAGTTGAGCCAGAGAACGGTTGTAGTCTAAAATTGCCCCCAGGTTATTAACGCGCGATCGCGTTAAAGCCGTTTGCTGTTGAATCACGTCTGTCTGAGTTCCTACTCCTGCTTGGAAGCGCAGTCGGGCAAGGCGAAGTGCCTCTTCAGCGCTTTGAACAGCTAGGGTTGTAGTCTGGATGTTTTCAGAACTGGCTTGCAAAATAGAGTAAGATTGCTCAACCTGAAACCGAATCTGGTCGCGGGCGGTCACAAATTGAGATTCGGCGATCGCAATATTTGCCTCCTGCTGCCTTGCCTGTGCCCGAGCAGCGCCACCATCAAACAAATTAATACTGGCATTCAACGCTACAGAGGCATTATTAAAAAAGCCCTTACCCTCTGTAGAAAACTCAGAGCTTTCATTGCTGCTAGAGAGCAAGTTTGCTACCCCATAGGTGGCAGTTGCCCCAATCTGAGGGCCCAACTGACCCAACGCATTGCGCCGCCGCTGTTCACCAATATCTCGTTGGACAAGCTGTTGCTCTAGCTCTGCACGGTTCTTGAACGCCGTGACCACACTCTGCTCTAAGCTAAGTTCCCAACTGCCTGCGGCTGCCACTTCATCGGCAGCAGTAATATCAGTCGCTTGTGCCAAACTCAGACGCTGTGCTAAGGTTCGTCGAGCTACTTCCTGGCTGCTAAGTTGCTGAGTCAGGTCTTGCCGAGCATTAGCAGCATCAACTTCCGCTTGCAGCACATCAAACCGGGTACCCACTCCGGCACGTTCTAAAGCTTGGGCATCTCTAAGACTTTGTAGTGCCTCGCTGAGGGCTGCCTGGAAAATTTCCACCTGCTGATCAGCTTCCTGAAGATCGTAGTAGCTTGTGGAGACATCTAAAACCAGTTGCTTAGTCTCGACCTCCACTGCCAACTCTCGGAAACGCACGGTTCCCTCAGCGGCGCGGATGGAAGAAGAACGCTGCCCTGAGGTAAAAATGTTATAGTCCGCTTGTAAGCCCGTTTGCAAGTTTAGACTGGTCGTGGTGTCTCGACTGCTATTGCCCGTCGCCACACCTTGAACATTGCGATCGGAGTCCAGTCCCTCTTGAGCAGAGCCAGTTAGGTTTGAGGTGGCACTGAGGGTAGGAAAATTAGCTGCCTGAACTTCGCGCAGGGCATCTCTTGATTGTGATAGTTCTAGCCGGGTCTGTTGCAGAGTCGGGCTGTTGCGAACCGCTAGTTCGATCGCTTGCTGCAACGTGATCGGCTGGCTCTCTGATATTGTCACCTCTTCGGGAGTGGTGGGAAAATTCAGTGGGTTAGGGCTAGGGTTGAGGTTTTCAGGTGCCCTATTGGCATTTTTTCGACGATTCCCTGGCGCAGCAGGAGCGCTAGGCACTGAGTCTTCTTGACCTGATGAGGGCAAAGGCGCAGACTCAGTGGGTGCAGCAGAAGGCACTGGCGTTAGAGGCTCGGTAGGAACTACAAGCGAAGGGGCTGGATCAGTCGTTGCCGGAGGCACCGGAGCAGAAGTTGCCGGAGGTTTTGGGCTAGATCCCTGCCCTGTAGAAGGCTGATCGGGAGTTGGCAGGGGCGCAGAGGGAGTCTCTGGCGTGGAGGGTTGTGCAGGGGTCGCGGGTTGCGCCAGTTGGTCAGGGCGCTGGGACGCTGGAGAAGATGGCTCGGGCGCTGGAGGTGCCGCCTGAACTAATGTAAGTTCAGCAAGGCGCTGTTGCCTCGCTTCTGACGGCGTTGGGCTTTCTTGAGCCTCGGTACGACCTTGAAGGCTGGGAGCAGATTCAGCCCGCGCTGGATCGATCTTCACCAAACCTACGGCGAACATGGCACTTACGCTTAGAGCAATCAGAGAATTATAAGGTTGCATACTTTAGCCCTTGCAGTCCAGAAAAGCGCAAAATAGAGGGAAACAGTCTTCATGAAGAATACTGTTTGATAGATTACTTGGCAATTATCCCCTGTCAGGGAGAGATCGTGCGATCGAGTGTGAATCATTGCTCCAGGTCAGCATCCAATATCTTGAAATATCTTGAAGAAAATTCAGTTATTCAGCAGCGTTTGCTTTTTGAACCTTGTTAGATTGTTGTTTGTTAGATTGTTGTCCCTAAAGATGAGCTTTTCCATGTTCTTGTTCCTATACGCTCTTTGGAGAGCCTAAACAGGGAAAGACAAAAACTTTTAGCCGATCGCCTGTTCCTCCTGCCTCTTTGCAGTAAAATAACCCCGTGAGAAGCGCTATAAAAACTTCATTGAATTTTTTTGACATCGCCCTGCCGACATAACCATGTCGCGTTTTTGGGGTTGTTATCCCTGCAATTAATGTAACCCCCTGCCGAATCATGCCAAAGGTTTTAGTTTCCGATCCCGTTGACCAAGTAGGAATTGATATTCTGTCCCAAGTTGCCCAGGTTGATGTAAAAACCAGCCTTTCCCCTGAACAATTGCTACAAATCATTCCTGATTACGATGCCTTGATGATTCGCTCAGGCACGCGCGTCACCCAGGCGGTGATCGATGCAGGTAAGCAGCTTCGGATTATTGGACGGGCGGGCGTTGGCGTTGATAACGTTGATGTCCCGGCTGCGACCCGTCGGGGTATTTTGGTGGTCAATTCGCCTGAAGGCAACACGGTTGCTGCTGCTGAACATGCGATCGCCATGATGCTTGCTCTGTCTCGCCATATTCCTGACGCGAACCACTCTGTTAAAAGCGGCAAGTGGGATCGGAAAAGTTTTACGGGCGTTGAGGTTTATAAGAAAACCATTGGTATTGTCGGTCTTGGCAAGATTGGGGCGCACGTCGCAGGCATTGCGCGATCGATGGGAATGCGACTGCTGGCTTATGATCCCTTCCTTTCGAGTGAACGTGCTGAGCAGTTGGGCTGTCAATTGGTAGAACTAGACTTTCTGTTTAGGGAGGCAGACTATATTACTTTGCACTTGCCCAAAACTCCAGAGACGTTTCACCTCATTGATGCGATCGCCCTCGAAAAAATGAAGCCCAATGTGCGCATCATCAACTGTGCCCGTGGCGGCATTATAGATGAAGCAGCGTTAGCAGAAGCTTTGCAGCAAGGCAGAATTGGCGGTGCCGCATTAGACGTATACGAAGAAGAGCCTTTAGGAGAATCGGCGCTGCGAGGACTGGGTAAAGATCTGATTCTGACACCGCACTTAGGCGCATCGACTGAAGAAGCCCAGGCAAATGTGGCGATCGACGTTGCCGAACAAATCCGTGATGTCATCCTCGGCTTACCTGCGCGATCGGCAGTCAACATTCCTGGTCTGCGCCCCGACCTGATGGAAAAACTGCGCCCCTACCTACAACTCGCAGAAACGTTAGGTAATTTAGTCAGCCAGCTTGCCGGAGGTCGCATTGAGTCGCTAACAGTGAAGCTACAAGGCGAACTTGCCACCAATGAAAGCCAGCCTGTCGTCGTTGCTGCCCTTAAAGGTCTGCTGTCCCATGCCTTGCAAGAGCGAGTCAACTATGTCAACGCCAGCATTGAAGCCAAAGATCGCGGCATTCGGGTTATAGAAACACGGGATGCTTCGGTGAAAGATTACACGGGCTCCCTTTACCTATCAGCAAAAGGATCCTTAGGCGAGCATTCTGTCTCAGGTGCAATTTTGGGCGACAAAGAAATCCGCATCACCAGCATCAATGACTTCCCAGTCAATGTGCCACCTAATCGCTATATGCTGTTCACGCTGCACCGCGATATGCCTGGAATCATTGGTAAAATTGGCTCTTTCTTGGGCAGCTTCAATGTCAACATCGCCAGTATGCAAGTGGGGCGCAAAATCCTTAGAGGTGATGCTGTGATGGTCTTGAGCATTGACGATCCCCTGCCCGAAGGCATTCTGTCTGAGATCACCAAGGTGCCAGGAATTCGGGAAGCCTACGCGGTGACGTTGGCGGAATAGGAATAGTTGGGAATTGCAGAAAGTCTGATCCCAGTTTTACAACCTCACCAAAATCCTTTTTCCCAGGGAAAGGAGCCTTAAACTCTGGTTTCTCTTTCTTGGAAAAAATTTGGAGATAAATAAGCCTCAGTAACTGCAAGCCAACAATTGCAATCCAAACCTCTGGCTTGAGAGTCAAACGGTTCGCATACCCCATCTGCCGGGAGCGGAATCGTTGGATCTGACCCGCTTACATGGCTTAGTCACCTGAAGGGGTTTTTCACATAGTTTAAGAGCGTTAACCATGCCTCAAATAACTCAAACAACAAGAATTATTCAGCTCGATGAAAGGTCTGACACTGTCGATACAGCACCCGTGCTTTCTGCTAACGGTCGGTACTTGGCATTTGCCTACGGTTTGGGTAATTTAGTCCCCAACGATCCCGCAGGAGAAGGATCAGACATATTTTTGCTCGACTTAGTGACTAAGCAAATCCAACTGGTATCAGTCTCTTCTCAAGGGGCTAATGGCAATCGCTTTGCCTTCTTTGACTCCCTCAGCATTTCCGGTGATGGGCGCTATGTTGCCTTTGCCTCCGATGCTGATAATTTGGTGCCTAATGATGGGAATGGGGAAACAGATGTCTTTGTGCGGGATATTCTGAGCGGTACGACGATTTTGGCTTCGGTTAGTTCAAACGGGAGCCAACTTGCTGCCAATACACGGGATTTTAATCTTAGACCTGCAATTTCTGCGAACGGGCAGTTTGTGGTGTTTCAATCTCAAGCCAATAATCTTGTCCCAAATGATACCAATAATGATGATCAAGATATTTTTGTTCGAGATTTGGGGGCAGGAACAACGACTCGCGTTTCCGTTAATTCTCTCGGCGAACAATCAAAACCTTGGAACGTTATAGCTTCAGCCGACTCTCGGACTCCTTCGATTTCAGGGGACGGTAGATTTGTGGCATTTGAATCAAACGCCATTAACCTCGATCGCCGCGATACTGGAGCCAATAACTTTGATATCTTCGTACACGATCGCCAAACGTCTCAAACTCGGCAAGTTTCAGTCAATTCTCAAGGATCTGTGGCAGTTGGAGAAAGTTCTAAAGAAACTTCAATTGGATTCTCAAAGACGAGTTGGTCGAGCAATGCAGTGATTTCAGCAAATGGTCGCTATGTGGTGTTTCAGTCGGGTGCGACCAACCTTATCCCCAGCGATAACAACGATCGCGTGGATGTCTTTCGCCATGATCTACAAACGGGTGAAACAGGATTGGTTTCGGTGGGGTTGAACGGAAGCTTGGCAAATGCAGGCAGCAGTATTGGCCTTAGTGGAAATGGAGCAATTTCCAGCGATGGGCGCTATGTCGTCTTTCAATCGTTAGCCAATAATTTAGTTTCTAATGACACAAACAATGCCCTGGATGTATTCCTTCGTGACATGGTAACGGGCACCACTGAACGAATATCCGTTAATTCCAGTGGGCAGGAGGCAGTGGGGGGGATGCCTACGACTGTATCTGGCGACGGCACAATTTCTGATGACGGACGCTACATTGCCTTTTTATCTCAAAGCGCCAACCTGGTAGACGATGCGTTTGCCCCCTTTAGTGTGGGCATTTATCTGCGCGATCGCTCCTTCACTGGCAATTCTGGCGGGAGTCCTAGCGGCGGTAACCCTGGAGGCAATTTAGACTCAGGGAAAAGTTTGATCGGCAACGCTCGTAGAAATCGCTTGGTTGGCGGCAAGGGCAATGATTCTCTCAGCGGTTTGGGTGGCAGCGATCGCTTGATTGGCGGAGCCGGGAATGATCAGTTGTTGGGTGGAGCAGGACGCGACCAATTTATCTACAATCGCCTCTCCGATCGCCAAGACACCATTTTAGATTTCACACCCCGACAAGACAAAATCGTCCTGACCGGGTTACTCGATCGCACAGTGCGCGGTGGATATTCAGGGGGTAATGCAATCACCAAGGGTTATGTCAAGTTTCAACAAATTGGGAACGACACTCAAATTGATATTGACCGCAATGGTAAAAAATCTGGTGGGCTCACACCCCTAGTGGTTATCAGCGATATGTCGATCGCCAGCCTGAAGCAGCCTAATAACTTTGTGTTTTGATCAGAATCTGCATAGAATCTGGAGAGAAATAAGTAGTGAAGGAGAACTTTGGTAAGTAGCTGGTGGGAAATTCAGATTATTGCTGATCCAACGGCAGAAGACTTGCTCTTTTGGCGGCTCGAGGATTTTGGGTGTAAGGGTACGTCTTGTGAGCAAAAGGGACACGCTTGTCTCGTGCAGGCATATTTGCCTCAGTTCAAGGCGCAACAGTTAGACTTAGCAGCTTTGGCACTGCGGCTACGGCAAGATGCGTTGTGTGCTGAGATGACTGCTCCTGTAGTGCAATGGCGGTTAATTGACGAAGAAGATTGGTCAAGTAGTTGGAAGGCACATTGGCATCCTCAAGAAATTGGCGATCGCTTCCTCATCAACCCTGCCTGGATACCTGCGCCCCTTCAAACCGATCGCCTGATCATTACCCTTGATCCCGGCGTGGCATTCGGCACAGGTGCCCATGCCACCACCCAACTTTGCCTAGAGTCGTTAGAAATGCGCTTCAGCGAACCCCTGCCCGATGCAATCATTGCTGACATTGGCTGTGGTTCTGGCATTCTTTCGGTGGGAGCGTTGCTGCTGGGCGCAAAGCACGCCTATGCAGTAGATACTGACCCACTGGCAGTGAATGCAACCCGCGAGAACCGGGAGATGAATCACATTGCGGACGATCGCCTTACGGTAGCAGAAGGGAGCCTGCAAAAAATGATTGAGCTTCTGCCCTGCCCGGTTGATGGCTTCGTTTGCAACATTTTGGCAGAGGTCATTCTAGATTTGATCCCCGATCTGGATAAGATTGCTAAACCTACAACCTGGGGCGTTCTCAGTGGCATCCTGCTCGATCAAGTCAAACCGATCGCCAATACCCTAGAGCAGCACGGCTGGATTGTTGCAACCTTGTGGCGGAAGCAGGATTGGTGTTGCCTAAACATCCGCCGTTCTTAAGGCTTAAGTTGACAGGCTAGTTTCCGGCAATCCCTTCGGCACGGGCTGCGTGCTGCACGGCTGCCGATACTGCTGATGCGACCCGCTCATCAAACACGGACGGGACAATATGTTCAGGATCGAGTTCAGAGGTTCTGACTAAAGACGCGATCGCCATCGCCGCTTCTAAATACATGGTCATCGTCATGGCTTTTGCCCGACAGTCCAACGCCCCCCGAAAAATGCCAGGAAACGCCAGAACATTATTAATTTGGTTAGGATAATCGCTGCGCCCCGTTGCCATGACTGCCACAATATCGGTAATTAACTCTGGCTGAATTTCGGGAATAGGATTTGCCATCGCAAACACAATCGGGTCTTTTCCCATTGATTTAACCATTTCAACCGTGACTACGCCCGGCGCACTCACGCCCAAAAATACATCGGCTCCCGTCATTGCCCCCGCCAAAGATCCACTTTGAGCGACGGCAAACTCTAGCTTCTGAGGGTTCAAATCCTTCCGGCTGGTTGATAGAATGCCCCGCGAGTCACACATTAAAATCTTTGTTACGCCCGCTTTACGCAGCAGCCGAGCGATCGCTACTCCTGCTGCCCCCGCACCATTGATAACAATTCGCACCTCCTCCAACGACTTCTTGACCACCTTCAAGGCATTAAACAAAGCCGCCAAACTCACGATCGCCGTTCCATGCTGGTCATCATGAAAAATTGGAATATCGAGTTCTTTCTGTAACCGCGCCTCAATTTCAAAACAACGCGGGGCGCTAATATCTTCTAAATTCACGCCGCCAAAAACAGGAGACAGATTCTTGACCGCTTCTACGATGGCATCCGTGTCCTGCGTTGCTAAACAAATGGGAAAAGCATCAATCCCAGCAAACGCCTTAAACAGCATAGCTTTGCCTTCCATGACGGGGAGCGCCGCTTCGGGGCCCAAATTGCCCAAACCCAGGACTGCACTACCATCCGTGACGATCGCCACCATATTGCCCTTAATCGTCAGGTCATACACGCGCTCAGGGTTTTCGGCGATCGCGGTGCAAATTCTACCTACGCCCGGAGTATACGCCATTGCTAAATCTTCCTGATTATTCAGCGCCAGCTTCCCCTCAACTCGAATTTTGCCACCTTT belongs to Timaviella obliquedivisa GSE-PSE-MK23-08B and includes:
- a CDS encoding inositol monophosphatase family protein — translated: MPSLSPHELQVIGLLMRQCGQQALQMATEKFQVYEKGLNDYVTNVDRALDMQLTTGLNQLFWQDGVISEENDQSWQQFCFSQENSHESNRRLWFIDPIDGTDDFIHGKPHYSVMVGTLEAHMPTAGWVYAPAFDQLVYGGQEIGLFQLEGDSPPVPLIPTRPDLSNTCCPMLIGYKDQSRYGAAINQVIPEAQFDSMGSFGLKVLQVIRGHAGLYVYLNGRVKLWDTVGPLALAQAAGLVCCDLEGNPLKFTPDSIDAKTLAHQQSIVVGWPHYVEKLRSRLQEAVLIT
- a CDS encoding DUF952 domain-containing protein; translation: MTLIFHITPRSQWESAQAIGSYRGDTLDTEGFIHCSKLEQVVRVANWCYAGQTGLVLLSIAIARLQAQLRYETVDGEEFPHLYGALNLDAVVQVINFEPDPAGFALPPELVKEDR
- a CDS encoding ABC transporter substrate-binding protein — translated: MGICWVCCLVFLTACQPAVTSTSGIVHLTLWQGVNPPPNRDILQKLVEKFNQRHPDIQVESLYVGQGDQQMPKILAAVVGNAPPNLLWFAPTITGQLVELDAIKPLEEWLATTQVKDQIDPVLFETMQWEERTWSVPFGVNNVGIFYRPSLFKAAGVTQLPQTWEELRQVARQLTIANQQHGMILPLGKGEWTVFTWLPFMWSGGGELMSEGSVQISNPGAIAALQLWQDLLTDGSAVLSQPERGYELDDFLAGKVAMQLTGPWTLGQLQATDVDYAVMPIPADARPATSIGGENLFVFKTTPAEEQASLVFAEYVLSEEFQTEWAIGTGYLPVNLNARKSAAYREFAQQQPAVDVFLKQAEFGRSRPIFPGYSRISENLGRAIEAVLLQKNTPEAALQTSQKRLELSLTP
- a CDS encoding TolC family protein, producing the protein MFAVGLVKIDPARAESAPSLQGRTEAQESPTPSEARQQRLAELTLVQAAPPAPEPSSPASQRPDQLAQPATPAQPSTPETPSAPLPTPDQPSTGQGSSPKPPATSAPVPPATTDPAPSLVVPTEPLTPVPSAAPTESAPLPSSGQEDSVPSAPAAPGNRRKNANRAPENLNPSPNPLNFPTTPEEVTISESQPITLQQAIELAVRNSPTLQQTRLELSQSRDALREVQAANFPTLSATSNLTGSAQEGLDSDRNVQGVATGNSSRDTTTSLNLQTGLQADYNIFTSGQRSSSIRAAEGTVRFRELAVEVETKQLVLDVSTSYYDLQEADQQVEIFQAALSEALQSLRDAQALERAGVGTRFDVLQAEVDAANARQDLTQQLSSQEVARRTLAQRLSLAQATDITAADEVAAAGSWELSLEQSVVTAFKNRAELEQQLVQRDIGEQRRRNALGQLGPQIGATATYGVANLLSSSNESSEFSTEGKGFFNNASVALNASINLFDGGAARAQARQQEANIAIAESQFVTARDQIRFQVEQSYSILQASSENIQTTTLAVQSAEEALRLARLRFQAGVGTQTDVIQQQTALTRSRVNNLGAILDYNRSLAQLQRFVSNLPDGNLSETP
- the serA gene encoding phosphoglycerate dehydrogenase, producing MPKVLVSDPVDQVGIDILSQVAQVDVKTSLSPEQLLQIIPDYDALMIRSGTRVTQAVIDAGKQLRIIGRAGVGVDNVDVPAATRRGILVVNSPEGNTVAAAEHAIAMMLALSRHIPDANHSVKSGKWDRKSFTGVEVYKKTIGIVGLGKIGAHVAGIARSMGMRLLAYDPFLSSERAEQLGCQLVELDFLFREADYITLHLPKTPETFHLIDAIALEKMKPNVRIINCARGGIIDEAALAEALQQGRIGGAALDVYEEEPLGESALRGLGKDLILTPHLGASTEEAQANVAIDVAEQIRDVILGLPARSAVNIPGLRPDLMEKLRPYLQLAETLGNLVSQLAGGRIESLTVKLQGELATNESQPVVVAALKGLLSHALQERVNYVNASIEAKDRGIRVIETRDASVKDYTGSLYLSAKGSLGEHSVSGAILGDKEIRITSINDFPVNVPPNRYMLFTLHRDMPGIIGKIGSFLGSFNVNIASMQVGRKILRGDAVMVLSIDDPLPEGILSEITKVPGIREAYAVTLAE
- the prmA gene encoding 50S ribosomal protein L11 methyltransferase gives rise to the protein MVSSWWEIQIIADPTAEDLLFWRLEDFGCKGTSCEQKGHACLVQAYLPQFKAQQLDLAALALRLRQDALCAEMTAPVVQWRLIDEEDWSSSWKAHWHPQEIGDRFLINPAWIPAPLQTDRLIITLDPGVAFGTGAHATTQLCLESLEMRFSEPLPDAIIADIGCGSGILSVGALLLGAKHAYAVDTDPLAVNATRENREMNHIADDRLTVAEGSLQKMIELLPCPVDGFVCNILAEVILDLIPDLDKIAKPTTWGVLSGILLDQVKPIANTLEQHGWIVATLWRKQDWCCLNIRRS
- a CDS encoding NAD-dependent malic enzyme, with product MVNLTPNPSYSLTIRFQLPHQSGMLASVAQAIATAGGNIGQIDLVERTRKILVRDITVDASSSDHADTIVAAVKAVEEVKVLSVYDRTFSLHKGGKIRVEGKLALNNQEDLAMAYTPGVGRICTAIAENPERVYDLTIKGNMVAIVTDGSAVLGLGNLGPEAALPVMEGKAMLFKAFAGIDAFPICLATQDTDAIVEAVKNLSPVFGGVNLEDISAPRCFEIEARLQKELDIPIFHDDQHGTAIVSLAALFNALKVVKKSLEEVRIVINGAGAAGVAIARLLRKAGVTKILMCDSRGILSTSRKDLNPQKLEFAVAQSGSLAGAMTGADVFLGVSAPGVVTVEMVKSMGKDPIVFAMANPIPEIQPELITDIVAVMATGRSDYPNQINNVLAFPGIFRGALDCRAKAMTMTMYLEAAMAIASLVRTSELDPEHIVPSVFDERVASAVSAAVQHAARAEGIAGN